One segment of Sulfobacillus thermosulfidooxidans DSM 9293 DNA contains the following:
- the gcvT gene encoding glycine cleavage system aminomethyltransferase GcvT, with protein sequence MLGLSLYKEEGNRLKTTPLTAWHKEHGAKMMEFGGYDMPVEYQGIIQEHEAVRHAVGMFDVSHMAEFLIEGEESPRFLDYLVTNTPSQLEIGQALYTPMCYPHGGTVDDLLIYRMAPEKFLMVVNAANHDKDWTWIVEQAQNYPNVQLIDVSDETALIAVQGPLAKELIQPLTSTNLDALDYYHAVFDVPVNNINVHLSRTGYTGEDGFELYVKADQALGLWEKLYELGVKPVGLGARDTLRLEARLPLYGHELSEDISPLEAGLGIFVKFDKSDFIGREALWNQKATGLTRKIVGLTLDGGIARSGYAVSDAQGNLIGVITSGSYSPTLKKPIALALVESSHAKTGQHFLVMIRNRAVPALSVKTPFYRRPM encoded by the coding sequence ATGTTAGGCCTAAGTTTGTATAAAGAAGAGGGGAATCGATTGAAGACAACACCACTAACCGCATGGCACAAAGAGCATGGTGCCAAAATGATGGAATTTGGCGGTTATGACATGCCTGTGGAATATCAGGGCATTATCCAAGAACATGAAGCAGTCCGGCATGCGGTCGGGATGTTTGATGTATCGCATATGGCGGAGTTTCTCATTGAAGGAGAAGAATCTCCACGGTTTTTAGACTACTTGGTAACCAATACCCCATCGCAGTTGGAAATCGGTCAAGCGTTATATACGCCAATGTGTTATCCCCACGGGGGAACCGTTGATGATTTGTTGATTTATCGCATGGCCCCCGAAAAATTCCTCATGGTCGTGAACGCGGCCAACCATGATAAAGACTGGACATGGATTGTCGAACAAGCTCAAAACTATCCTAATGTTCAGCTTATTGATGTCTCGGACGAAACAGCGTTAATTGCGGTGCAAGGGCCCCTGGCAAAAGAGCTGATCCAACCTTTAACATCCACTAATTTGGACGCGTTGGATTATTATCATGCAGTTTTTGATGTCCCGGTGAATAACATCAATGTCCACTTGTCCCGTACAGGATACACAGGTGAAGACGGGTTCGAATTGTATGTCAAAGCGGACCAAGCCTTAGGCTTGTGGGAGAAGCTCTATGAGCTGGGTGTCAAACCTGTGGGACTGGGAGCTCGTGATACCTTACGTCTTGAAGCGCGATTACCATTGTATGGGCATGAGCTGTCGGAAGACATTTCGCCATTGGAAGCAGGACTGGGGATCTTTGTCAAGTTTGATAAAAGTGATTTCATTGGTCGTGAGGCTCTGTGGAATCAAAAGGCAACGGGCTTGACAAGGAAAATTGTTGGGCTCACGCTTGACGGCGGTATTGCGCGCTCGGGATATGCGGTGTCAGATGCCCAAGGCAACCTCATCGGAGTGATTACCTCGGGGAGTTATTCACCGACTTTGAAAAAACCCATCGCTTTAGCATTGGTTGAAAGTTCCCATGCCAAAACCGGACAACACTTTTTGGTCATGATTCGCAATCGGGCTGTCCCGGCCCTCAGTGTCAAAACCCCATTTTATCGTCGCCCCATGTGA
- the gcvH gene encoding glycine cleavage system protein GcvH, producing MKIPENLKYTRDHEWIDEEGRVGITDYAQESLGDVVFVELPQVGQVVKTGEAFGVVESVKSVSDLYSPVDGTVTAVNEALNETPELINQDPYNQGWIIQVDVEGYGEELLDAKAYQQQVEGE from the coding sequence GTGAAAATCCCGGAAAACCTGAAATATACCAGAGATCACGAGTGGATTGATGAAGAAGGACGAGTCGGAATTACCGATTATGCCCAGGAATCGCTCGGGGATGTGGTTTTTGTGGAACTTCCCCAGGTGGGCCAAGTGGTTAAGACAGGAGAAGCTTTTGGCGTCGTAGAATCGGTCAAATCTGTGTCGGATTTATATAGTCCCGTTGATGGCACGGTTACGGCCGTGAACGAGGCGCTCAATGAAACTCCAGAACTCATAAACCAAGATCCCTACAATCAGGGCTGGATTATTCAAGTGGATGTAGAGGGATATGGTGAAGAATTACTCGATGCGAAGGCTTATCAGCAGCAAGTCGAAGGAGAATAA
- the gcvPA gene encoding aminomethyl-transferring glycine dehydrogenase subunit GcvPA: MRYIPHTDDDKQAMLQALGYTSIDPLFDDIPEAARLGRLLNLPPALSELELQQHMAQLAAENQNVQQLTSFLGAGFYDRFIPAAIGQLAERGEFLTAYTPYQPELSQGTLAAIFEFQTMIAGLCGMYAAQASMYDGASAVGEAALLALAQTGREYLVVSRYVHADSLAVVRTYAHARGAKVMVVDSLEALEKTLATHPVAGVIWQYPDILGHFRSLPDAISLAHQYGALAIVSSDPVALALLKPPGEWGADVVVGEGQPLGNHLNYGGPTFGFFTVTEKLVRRMPGRLVGQTVDHHGNRGFVLTLQAREQHIRREKATSNICSNHSLNALQATIYMALLGPHGLKQVAELSMHKAHYLAQQLESIGILRTNPDEPFLYEFVVKVPGPVSALNQHLLTKGILGGFDLGQWDPAFEGLWQIAVTEKRTQQELDGLVEEVKRWMSR; the protein is encoded by the coding sequence TTGCGCTACATTCCTCACACTGATGATGATAAACAGGCGATGTTACAAGCCTTAGGCTACACGTCAATTGATCCGTTATTTGACGATATTCCCGAAGCGGCACGTCTTGGCCGGTTGCTCAATCTTCCGCCAGCGTTGTCAGAATTAGAATTGCAACAACATATGGCACAGTTGGCCGCTGAAAATCAGAACGTTCAACAACTCACTTCCTTTCTGGGTGCGGGATTTTATGATCGGTTTATTCCGGCTGCTATCGGGCAGTTAGCGGAACGTGGGGAATTTCTCACGGCTTATACCCCGTACCAACCTGAATTGTCGCAAGGAACGCTGGCGGCAATTTTTGAGTTTCAGACCATGATAGCCGGACTCTGTGGAATGTACGCCGCTCAAGCGTCCATGTATGATGGGGCTTCTGCCGTCGGTGAAGCCGCATTACTTGCTTTAGCTCAAACGGGCAGGGAGTATTTAGTGGTGTCCCGCTATGTCCATGCCGATAGCTTAGCCGTCGTTCGAACTTATGCTCATGCCCGTGGTGCCAAGGTTATGGTTGTGGATTCGCTCGAAGCGTTGGAGAAAACCTTAGCTACCCATCCGGTCGCTGGGGTTATTTGGCAATACCCCGATATTTTGGGACATTTTCGGTCTTTGCCCGATGCCATTTCACTTGCTCATCAGTACGGCGCGTTAGCGATTGTGTCCTCCGATCCGGTAGCACTAGCACTCCTGAAGCCACCTGGGGAATGGGGAGCGGACGTGGTCGTAGGAGAGGGACAACCGCTAGGAAATCATCTGAACTACGGAGGACCCACCTTCGGATTCTTTACAGTGACTGAAAAACTGGTCCGGAGAATGCCAGGACGCTTGGTCGGACAAACTGTCGACCATCACGGAAATCGCGGATTTGTGCTGACACTGCAAGCTCGCGAACAACACATTCGCCGTGAAAAGGCAACGTCCAATATTTGTTCCAATCATTCTCTCAATGCCTTGCAGGCAACGATTTATATGGCGTTATTAGGTCCTCATGGGCTAAAACAAGTTGCCGAACTCTCTATGCATAAGGCCCATTATCTGGCCCAGCAATTGGAAAGTATCGGGATACTTCGAACAAATCCTGACGAGCCATTTTTGTATGAATTTGTCGTAAAAGTGCCGGGCCCGGTATCTGCTTTAAATCAGCATCTCTTGACCAAAGGGATTTTGGGTGGATTTGATTTGGGACAATGGGATCCGGCCTTTGAAGGGCTTTGGCAAATTGCTGTCACGGAGAAACGTACCCAACAAGAATTAGATGGGCTGGTCGAGGAGGTAAAAAGATGGATGTCCCGGTAA
- the gcvPB gene encoding aminomethyl-transferring glycine dehydrogenase subunit GcvPB, with amino-acid sequence MDVPVIFERSVPHRQGIRLPECDVPTVDIAKELGSFVRTSPLNLPEVSELDVVRHYTYLSSLNYGVDTGFYPLGSCTMKYNPKVNESVASLPGFADLHPLQPDDTVQGMLAVMRALEDGLAEISGMDAVSLQPAAGAHGELTGILVIRAYLEAQGQKRTTILVPDSAHGTNPATAAMAGFKVKVVPSNARGGVDVQKLREIVDEETAGLMLTNPNTLGLFEEDILEIADIVHGVGGLLYYDGANANAIMGKVRPGDMGFDVVHLNLHKTFSTPHGGGGPGAGPVGVKKPLEPFLPLPRIQGHEGHWYWDYNRPKSIGKVRSYYGNPGILIRAYAYLRSHGAEGLKNVSETAVLNANYLLHLLKERYQTPFNRPVKHEFVLSLTPQKKRGARALDVAKRLIDYGVYPPTVYFPLVVEEAMMVEPTETESKETLDRFAASMIQIDDEIDTQPSLLHEAPHHTIVSRLDEAQAARHPILTYFQKDA; translated from the coding sequence ATGGATGTCCCGGTAATTTTTGAACGTTCCGTTCCTCACCGACAAGGCATTAGGCTTCCTGAGTGTGATGTTCCCACAGTTGATATAGCAAAAGAGCTCGGATCGTTTGTGCGTACCTCACCATTGAACTTGCCGGAAGTTTCGGAATTGGATGTCGTTCGTCATTACACCTATTTGTCTTCCCTTAATTACGGGGTAGATACCGGATTTTATCCTTTGGGATCTTGTACCATGAAATATAACCCGAAAGTCAATGAGTCGGTGGCGTCGTTGCCGGGATTTGCGGATTTGCACCCGCTTCAGCCCGATGATACTGTCCAGGGCATGTTGGCGGTCATGCGTGCCCTAGAAGATGGTTTAGCTGAGATTTCTGGCATGGATGCGGTGAGTTTGCAGCCGGCAGCGGGTGCACATGGTGAACTTACAGGAATACTGGTGATCCGTGCCTATTTAGAAGCTCAAGGACAAAAACGCACGACGATTTTGGTTCCCGATTCGGCTCATGGCACCAATCCTGCCACGGCAGCCATGGCAGGATTTAAGGTCAAGGTTGTTCCCTCCAATGCACGAGGAGGGGTTGATGTTCAGAAACTTCGCGAGATCGTCGATGAAGAAACGGCTGGATTAATGCTCACCAATCCGAATACCTTGGGACTTTTTGAAGAGGATATTCTGGAAATCGCGGATATTGTTCACGGTGTTGGGGGGCTGTTATATTACGATGGCGCTAATGCTAACGCGATCATGGGCAAAGTCCGACCCGGTGACATGGGCTTTGATGTGGTACACCTGAATTTGCATAAGACGTTCTCCACTCCTCATGGGGGAGGAGGGCCAGGCGCTGGACCCGTGGGCGTGAAAAAGCCCCTAGAACCGTTTTTACCTCTGCCTCGCATTCAAGGTCACGAAGGACATTGGTATTGGGATTATAACCGACCCAAGTCTATTGGCAAGGTCAGGTCATATTATGGAAATCCCGGGATTTTAATTAGGGCCTATGCCTATCTCAGAAGCCATGGGGCCGAGGGATTAAAGAATGTTTCCGAAACCGCCGTGTTAAATGCCAACTACCTTTTGCACTTATTGAAAGAACGCTACCAAACGCCGTTTAACAGGCCGGTCAAACATGAATTTGTGTTGTCTCTGACCCCACAAAAAAAACGGGGCGCTCGGGCGCTAGATGTCGCTAAGCGGCTCATTGATTATGGAGTCTATCCGCCCACGGTATATTTCCCACTGGTTGTGGAAGAAGCCATGATGGTAGAGCCCACGGAAACGGAAAGCAAAGAAACGTTGGATCGTTTTGCGGCATCAATGATTCAAATTGATGATGAAATTGATACCCAGCCTAGTCTCCTACACGAGGCCCCACATCATACCATTGTGAGCCGGTTGGACGAAGCCCAAGCCGCCCGTCATCCTATTTTGACGTATTTCCAAAAAGATGCGTAG
- the glyA gene encoding serine hydroxymethyltransferase codes for MARHDLDVLAQVDPQVYEAIIHEEERQSNHLELIASENWTSKAVRQAVGSVMTDKYAEGYPGHRYYGGCEYMDVVERLAQERVKKLFSAEHANVQPHAGAPANLAVYFTALKPGDRVLGMNLSHGGHLTHGSPVNFSGKLYQVESYGVDRETERLDMDQVREIAKAFQPHMIVAGASAYPRILDFKAFRDIANEVGALLMVDMAHIAGLVAAGLHPSPVGFADFVTSTTHKTLRGPRGGFILTNEAWGKKIDKTIFPGLQGGPLMNLIAGKAVAFGEALTPSFRQYQVQVVENAHRLAQQLMDRGLRLVSGGTDNHLMLVDTKHSGITGLEAQERLAQVGITVNKNTIPFETEKPTVTSGIRLGTPQITTRGFKAEQIDALADIIVETIQAPHDFNPEPLRRRVEALAHEFPLPGLDD; via the coding sequence ATGGCGCGCCATGATTTAGATGTGTTAGCGCAGGTTGATCCACAAGTCTATGAAGCGATTATTCATGAAGAGGAACGACAATCCAACCATCTTGAGTTAATTGCATCGGAAAACTGGACCTCAAAGGCCGTTCGCCAAGCCGTCGGATCCGTGATGACGGACAAATATGCGGAAGGGTATCCCGGTCACCGCTATTACGGTGGTTGTGAATATATGGACGTCGTTGAACGGCTAGCCCAAGAACGCGTCAAAAAATTGTTTTCGGCGGAACATGCGAATGTTCAACCCCATGCTGGGGCTCCAGCCAATTTAGCGGTATATTTCACCGCCTTAAAACCAGGCGACCGTGTTCTGGGCATGAATTTGAGTCATGGGGGACATTTAACTCATGGAAGCCCGGTGAATTTTTCCGGAAAACTATACCAGGTTGAAAGCTATGGCGTCGATCGTGAGACAGAACGTCTCGACATGGATCAAGTTCGGGAGATTGCTAAAGCTTTTCAACCTCACATGATTGTGGCGGGCGCCTCGGCGTATCCCCGTATTTTGGATTTCAAGGCCTTTCGGGACATCGCTAATGAGGTGGGAGCCCTTCTCATGGTCGACATGGCTCATATTGCTGGCTTGGTCGCCGCCGGACTTCATCCCAGTCCCGTTGGATTCGCAGATTTTGTCACGTCGACCACCCACAAAACATTACGGGGCCCGCGTGGAGGGTTCATTTTAACGAATGAAGCATGGGGAAAGAAAATTGACAAGACGATTTTTCCTGGGTTGCAAGGCGGTCCCTTGATGAATCTGATTGCGGGAAAAGCGGTGGCGTTTGGCGAAGCATTAACGCCGAGTTTTCGCCAGTACCAGGTGCAAGTCGTAGAAAATGCTCATCGTTTGGCCCAGCAATTAATGGACCGTGGTTTACGTTTAGTGTCCGGCGGCACGGATAATCATTTGATGCTGGTTGACACCAAACACAGTGGCATTACGGGGCTCGAAGCCCAAGAGCGCCTGGCACAAGTGGGCATTACCGTAAACAAAAATACGATCCCATTTGAAACGGAGAAACCTACTGTCACCTCAGGGATTCGTTTGGGTACGCCGCAAATTACGACCAGGGGATTTAAAGCCGAACAAATTGATGCCTTGGCCGATATCATCGTGGAAACCATTCAGGCCCCGCATGACTTTAATCCAGAACCCTTAAGGCGACGGGTGGAAGCTTTGGCTCACGAATTTCCGCTTCCCGGGTTGGATGACTGA
- a CDS encoding type II 3-dehydroquinate dehydratase, whose protein sequence is MKIAIVNGPNLGILGRRQPQIYGNRSWDDIFQRLQQRFPACTLVHFQSNHEGQVIDYLESLEEQGIEALIINPGAWTHQSYAIRDALAALSMPIVEVHISNIYAREDFRAHSLTAPVVTAQLSGFGAEGYRLAVAYLCENPL, encoded by the coding sequence ATGAAAATTGCGATTGTGAATGGACCTAACTTGGGCATTTTGGGGAGACGTCAACCGCAAATTTACGGCAATCGTAGCTGGGACGACATTTTTCAACGTCTTCAACAGCGTTTCCCCGCGTGTACGTTGGTGCATTTTCAGTCCAATCACGAGGGCCAGGTTATTGACTATTTAGAAAGCTTGGAGGAGCAAGGGATTGAGGCTTTGATCATTAATCCGGGAGCCTGGACGCACCAAAGTTATGCGATTCGAGATGCCTTGGCAGCCTTGTCGATGCCCATTGTGGAAGTTCACATTAGTAATATCTATGCCAGAGAAGATTTCCGTGCCCATTCGCTCACCGCTCCTGTTGTGACGGCTCAATTAAGCGGATTTGGAGCGGAGGGTTACCGGCTAGCTGTGGCGTATTTATGTGAGAATCCCCTCTAG
- a CDS encoding M24 family metallopeptidase, translating into MSRAERVWQKTQGLDALVICSPQNRYYLSGFTGSAGCVFIDGTHRYLLTDSRYVLQARQEAPDFEIIETRKPFDSIVHLAREHEYKHIGIEARHTTVKTYDEIQQRFSDIKWVPATDLVELERRVKDETELMSLKQAARIADEALASVVSQIRPGITEQELAIALETAMRQKGSEGLSFPTIVASGPRGALPHAKPSERQLQADEWVTIDFGAVYRGYHSDETVTIPVTNQARTRQLQAIYDIVYQAQKAGIAVVKPGILASEVDEVVRRVIIEAGFGEYFGHGTGHGVGLDVHEDPFLGPKPEHDMVLEAGMVITVEPGIYLPDMGGVRLEDMLVVTKEGSIRLTSWDKRLN; encoded by the coding sequence ATGTCGCGTGCGGAGCGTGTGTGGCAAAAAACTCAGGGATTAGATGCTCTCGTCATCTGCTCCCCACAAAACCGCTATTATTTAAGTGGTTTTACGGGTTCAGCTGGATGTGTATTCATTGATGGAACACACCGCTACTTGTTAACCGATTCACGCTATGTATTGCAAGCTCGCCAGGAAGCGCCCGACTTTGAAATTATCGAAACCCGAAAGCCGTTTGACTCAATCGTTCATTTGGCCCGAGAGCACGAATACAAGCATATTGGGATCGAAGCTCGGCATACCACGGTTAAGACCTATGACGAGATACAGCAACGTTTTTCCGATATAAAATGGGTTCCGGCAACTGATTTGGTGGAGCTTGAGCGGCGTGTCAAAGATGAGACAGAGCTCATGTCCTTAAAGCAGGCTGCGCGGATTGCCGATGAGGCTTTGGCATCGGTGGTAAGCCAGATTCGGCCCGGAATCACTGAACAAGAACTGGCTATCGCCTTAGAAACCGCCATGCGACAAAAAGGATCGGAAGGACTGTCATTTCCTACGATTGTGGCCTCGGGTCCTCGGGGTGCTTTACCGCATGCGAAGCCGTCCGAACGGCAGCTTCAGGCAGATGAATGGGTTACCATCGACTTTGGTGCTGTTTACCGCGGATATCATTCGGATGAGACGGTTACGATACCGGTAACCAATCAGGCACGAACTCGGCAATTACAAGCAATCTATGATATTGTATATCAGGCTCAAAAAGCGGGAATTGCAGTCGTCAAACCAGGAATTTTGGCGTCAGAGGTTGATGAAGTAGTCCGTCGCGTTATTATAGAAGCGGGGTTTGGTGAGTACTTCGGACACGGAACCGGTCATGGTGTAGGTTTGGATGTTCACGAGGACCCGTTTTTAGGCCCTAAACCTGAGCATGATATGGTTTTGGAAGCAGGTATGGTGATTACCGTGGAGCCTGGCATCTATCTTCCCGATATGGGTGGCGTGAGATTAGAAGATATGCTGGTTGTCACCAAGGAGGGCTCAATACGGCTCACTTCGTGGGACAAACGTTTAAATTAG
- the efp gene encoding elongation factor P → MISSNDFRNGVTIELDGVLYQVIEFQHVKPGKGSAFVRTKLKNLQTGGVVDRTFNAGERVPSARVEKREMQFLYSSGDDYTFMDTETFEQLTLHSADIGDGVRFLKENMTCYVILYKGSSIGVDLPNSVDLKIVETEPGFKGDTATGGTKPAKLETGAIVKVPLFVEQGEVITVDTRTGQYLGRA, encoded by the coding sequence GTGATTTCTTCTAACGATTTTCGCAATGGTGTAACCATTGAACTCGATGGCGTTTTGTATCAAGTCATTGAATTTCAGCATGTGAAGCCAGGTAAGGGTTCGGCTTTCGTCCGTACTAAGCTTAAGAATTTGCAGACCGGTGGTGTCGTAGACCGGACATTTAACGCTGGCGAGCGCGTTCCGAGTGCCCGGGTGGAAAAACGGGAAATGCAATTCTTATATAGCAGTGGCGACGATTACACTTTTATGGATACCGAAACCTTTGAGCAACTGACCTTACACAGTGCTGACATTGGCGATGGAGTTCGTTTCCTCAAAGAAAATATGACCTGTTATGTCATTTTATACAAAGGCAGCAGTATCGGTGTCGACTTGCCCAATAGTGTGGATTTGAAAATTGTTGAGACAGAACCGGGCTTTAAAGGCGACACGGCAACGGGTGGTACGAAACCGGCGAAATTGGAAACTGGGGCCATTGTCAAAGTTCCTTTATTTGTTGAACAAGGTGAAGTCATTACTGTCGATACCCGCACTGGCCAGTATTTAGGACGCGCTTAA
- a CDS encoding CD1247 N-terminal domain-containing protein, with protein MADLRRKVSHLVGLAERYDVGSRSREGKIIEEMIDVLRDLALDVEEVSVNQAEMEDFLDELDEDLLDVEEEVYGDGDVDDDDTMNFDDDDDDTLLDDAFLDDDDLDEPSYIALECPVCHKESSYNEALFERDGIQLSCPHCGNVIYDSDEDCIIMEQSDDDDEDDYTSYR; from the coding sequence ATGGCAGATCTTCGACGCAAAGTTTCGCATTTAGTGGGTTTGGCTGAACGATATGATGTGGGTTCACGAAGTCGTGAGGGAAAAATCATTGAGGAAATGATTGATGTTTTGAGGGATTTGGCCCTGGATGTCGAGGAAGTTTCCGTGAACCAAGCGGAAATGGAAGACTTTCTTGACGAATTGGACGAAGACCTTCTGGATGTCGAAGAAGAAGTGTACGGCGATGGTGACGTCGATGATGACGACACAATGAATTTCGACGATGATGACGACGATACCCTTCTCGATGATGCATTTCTTGATGATGACGATCTCGATGAACCTTCTTATATTGCGCTGGAATGTCCCGTGTGTCATAAGGAATCGTCTTATAACGAAGCATTATTCGAAAGAGACGGCATACAGCTGTCCTGTCCCCATTGCGGCAATGTGATTTATGATAGCGACGAAGACTGCATCATCATGGAACAATCCGACGATGATGACGAGGACGATTACACGTCGTACCGTTAA
- a CDS encoding ATPase, T2SS/T4P/T4SS family, producing MEPWGYLPNPWRDAIFQLSSDKLDNLEEVRFRLDRPVYCYGSYWVEPLKVGDQVLIGIQSDLDHIVGVIAQHSLYARTEELRHGYLTLPGGHRVGIAGKAIWENGKIVTMGDVTGLNFRKARHVEGIADALHSIFSRHQLDLESLLIAGPPRSGKTTLLRDCARFFSAQGERVTIVDERSELAGYHNGHYGFALGLHLDVLDGWPKAEGLNVAIRTLGPDRVIVDEIGSREDLQAVSHALHAGVKVVASIHAQTYDDLRHRGQGELSVENLFDAVVFLHKGETPGMIHEIWHHHEKVWKVPS from the coding sequence ATGGAACCATGGGGCTATCTTCCAAATCCCTGGAGAGATGCAATTTTCCAGCTGTCTTCAGATAAACTGGACAATTTGGAAGAAGTGCGGTTTCGGCTGGATCGCCCTGTTTATTGTTACGGGTCCTATTGGGTTGAACCATTAAAAGTGGGAGATCAGGTCTTAATTGGGATCCAAAGTGACCTCGACCATATCGTGGGCGTTATTGCCCAACATTCTCTTTATGCGCGCACTGAAGAATTGCGGCACGGTTATTTGACTCTGCCGGGAGGACATCGGGTAGGAATTGCGGGCAAAGCCATCTGGGAAAACGGAAAAATTGTCACGATGGGTGATGTAACCGGATTAAATTTTCGAAAAGCCCGACATGTTGAAGGGATAGCAGATGCTCTTCACAGCATCTTTTCTCGGCACCAGCTTGATCTCGAATCACTTCTTATTGCGGGTCCTCCCCGGAGTGGCAAAACGACCTTGTTGCGGGACTGTGCACGGTTTTTTAGTGCCCAAGGTGAGCGAGTGACGATCGTGGATGAACGATCGGAACTGGCGGGCTATCACAATGGTCACTATGGCTTTGCTTTGGGCCTCCATCTTGATGTCTTAGATGGATGGCCCAAGGCGGAAGGGCTGAATGTCGCCATTCGAACGCTCGGCCCTGACCGGGTCATTGTGGATGAAATTGGCAGTCGTGAAGATTTGCAGGCGGTTAGCCATGCCCTTCATGCGGGTGTCAAAGTGGTGGCGAGTATCCATGCCCAAACTTATGACGATTTGCGTCATCGTGGTCAAGGGGAGCTGTCGGTGGAGAATCTGTTTGATGCCGTTGTGTTCCTACACAAAGGAGAAACGCCTGGCATGATTCATGAAATTTGGCACCATCACGAGAAAGTCTGGAAGGTTCCGTCATGA
- a CDS encoding stage III sporulation protein AB, translating into MKLVGAICIIAAAWWIGRLLAKPYRQRIVCLEQGLALLDQLRAEIGWHHRVLTEAFKRASCSYSAWKPMAEYLSQQIDQHETDFTTAFHHALDRVLGLWTKDRDIWENLGQVLGKSAVDYQLEHLQSAHHELARQLTDARTQGLKTARMMEALVSLTGVAIVIVLI; encoded by the coding sequence ATGAAACTGGTTGGGGCGATTTGTATTATTGCCGCCGCATGGTGGATAGGACGGTTGTTGGCAAAACCCTATCGCCAACGGATTGTCTGTCTGGAACAAGGTCTAGCACTATTAGACCAGCTACGGGCGGAAATTGGTTGGCATCACCGTGTCCTCACGGAGGCCTTTAAACGCGCGAGTTGCTCCTATTCCGCATGGAAGCCGATGGCCGAGTATCTTTCGCAACAAATCGACCAGCACGAGACCGATTTTACGACGGCCTTTCATCATGCGCTTGACCGGGTTCTTGGATTGTGGACCAAGGATCGCGATATCTGGGAGAACTTGGGACAAGTGCTCGGAAAATCTGCGGTGGACTATCAATTGGAACATCTTCAATCGGCCCATCACGAATTGGCACGACAATTAACCGATGCGCGTACTCAGGGGTTAAAAACGGCGCGAATGATGGAAGCATTGGTCTCATTGACCGGCGTGGCCATCGTAATCGTTCTCATCTGA
- the spoIIIAC gene encoding stage III sporulation protein AC — protein sequence MTNNIDLIVRLAGIGILVTVAYSVLERLDRKEWGQLVALAGVAVGFLLVLREVQQLFNAVRTMFNL from the coding sequence ATGACGAACAATATTGATTTAATCGTGCGTCTGGCAGGCATCGGCATTTTGGTCACAGTGGCTTACAGTGTGTTGGAACGCCTCGACCGAAAGGAATGGGGACAACTGGTCGCCTTGGCAGGAGTTGCTGTGGGATTCCTCTTGGTGTTACGCGAGGTGCAGCAATTGTTCAACGCCGTGCGCACCATGTTTAACCTGTAA